AGACGGTCACGCGCCAGTCGCGCTCGCCCGGATTCGACATGGACGACGCCCTGACCGAGATGCTCACGGGTGTCGGCGCGACAGAACACGACGTGACGACCATCCTGCGGAACATGGAGTACTCAGAGAACCCACAGAAGTGGACCGACGCGGACCGTGAACGGCTGGCCCGTGACCTCCGTGCTCGCACAAAGCCCATCGTCGTCGTCGGGAACAAAGCCGACATCGCGCCCCCCGAGAACATCGAACGCCTCCGCGAGGCAGCAGACCTGTTCGTTCCGGCCACAGCAGACGGCGAACTCGCGCTCCGACAGGGAGCCAAGGCCGGACTCGTCGCGTACGACCCCGGCGACCCGGACTTCGAAATCGTCGGCGACCTCTCGGGACCACAGGAGAAGGGCCTGGAGAAAATTCGCGAGGTGATGGCCGAGTACGGGGGAACAGGCGTCCAGCAGGCGCTCAATCTGGCCGTGTACGACCTGCTCGACCACATCACCGCCTATCCCGTCCAGAACGAGGGCAAGTGGACCGACGGCCAGGAGAACGTCCTCCCCGACGCCTTCCTTCTGCCTCGCGGTTCGACGCCCCACGACCTCGCGTACGCGGTCCACTCGGACATCGGCGACGCCTACCTGCACGCCGTGGACGCGAAGTCCAATCGCCGCATCGCAGAGAGCCACGAACTCGACGAGGGCGACGTCATCAAAATCGTCTCCGCGGCCAAATGAGCGAAACCGCGTGGCTGCCCATCGACGAGGTCAGGCCGAGCCAACTCTACCTGTCGAGTGAGAAACTGACCGCCGTCATGGGATGGTTCGACTTCGACGGGCCGACGTACGGGCCGCTTCCCGTGTTCGAACACGAAGGCGAGACGTACCTCGCGGACGGCCACACTCGCGCCTTCGTCGCCCACCTCGCCGGGTGTATGAAGGTGCCCGTCTCCTACGACCCAACCCTCCGGTCGAGCGACGACTTTCCAGTGTACCTCGAATGCATCGACTGGTGCGAACAGGAAGGAGTCGAAACGATTGCAGACCTCACGGGCCGCGTCCTCTCGCCCGAAGCCTACGACGTGGAGTGGATAGACCGCTGTCACCAGGTGGCAGAACGACTCGACTGACGAATCAGGCGACCCGTCTGAGAATCTCGTCTGCGAGGACGACCTCGGTTCCTGCAAGCCCAACCGAACAAAACACGGTGAGGTCATCCTCTCGCGCCCGCCCAGCGTGGTCGCCCCCGACGACGGTGGAGAGTTCGACCAGCTCGGCCCGACGGTCGCCCTCGATGAAGAACGGCTGTTTGTACTCCGCGTAGCCCTTCACCTGCGCCAGCGAATCAGTGACCACCGTATTGGCCCGCTTGACCGTCTCCATCGGGAGTTCGTGTGCGCCGACGTACTTTGGCCCGAGCGTGGTGACGTGCGCGCCGGGCGCGAGCCACCGGTGTTCGAACACCGGATTCCGACTCGTCGTCGCGCAGATGACGATGTCTGCCTCCTCGACGGCGGCTTTCGCACTCGCTGCGGCGACGACAGTCCCGCCCAGTTCGTCGTCGAGGTCCCGGACGGCCGCGTCGCGGTGGTCGGCTTTCGGGGAGTAAACTCGTATCTCATCGAGATTCCGCACGCTCGCGGCCGCCCGCGTCTGCATCCGTGCGTGTGACCCGGACCCGATGACGGCCATCGTTCGCACGTCCGGTTTCGCGAGATACTCGACGGCCACGCCGCCGATGCCGCCCGTGCGCAGGAGGCCAACCTGGTCGCCGAGCGCGATGCCCTTGAACGCGCCCGTTTCGCTGTCGAAGACGGCGACGAGTTGCGTGTGGTCTGGCGAATCGTCCTTGAACGTCTCGTAGACGCGGAAGCCGAGGGCCTGCACCTCGCCAGTCGCGGCCCCGGCGGTGAACACGAGCGACCCCTTCTCCACATCGACGCTGAACCGGGGCGGGGAGACGAGATTTCCGAAGGCGTGTTCGCGGATGGCGAGTTCCATCGTAGCGACGACGTCCGGCACATCGATGGCCGCGAGCACGTCGTCGTCAGAGAGGACGGGGAATGTCATTCTGCGACCTCCGGCAACTCGACGGTTTCCACGTCCCATCCATCTTCGGGAATCGTTGCCTCGATTTGCAGTTCGACGAGGGCACCCGGGAGAGCAAGGTTTGACATCCCAACCATCGTACTCGCCGGAAAGTGGGGGAGTGAGAAGAACTCGTGTCGAACTTCGTGAATGGCAGTTCTGGAGGCTGGTGTCAACGCATCATCACGGACGTAAAATGTTGTGTGCGTAATGTCATCCAGCGTTGCGTCGAGAATATCGTCAAAGACCATTTGAACGAACCCCAACAGCGTTCGAACCTGTTCTGGAGCAGTATCGTCTTCGGGCCACGCCAACCCGGAGAGAGTGACCTCTCGGTATGTTTCGTGGTGGGTGACGACCCCGAGCGACGAGGCTGTCGTGTCGATAATTTCTGAGTCCATATCACTCTCCTCTGGAGCGATGACTGTCTTTTTCATACAGGAAAAACGGTTGGCTGGCTGAAAACTGTTCACCCGAGGGGGCGGAACCAGACGGCGACGAGCAACAGCGCGAGGAAGACGTAGGAGCCACGAATCAAGAGCATCGTCGCGAGTTTTGGGGTTGCGTGTCTGGCGATAAGTGCGACGACGCCGAACCCGGCGACGGCGAGCGTAGCACTCAACGGGAACACGCCGAACAGCGAGAACGCGAGAACCGCACCGAGACCGAGCGCCATGAGGGCGTAGGCGACGCGGCGAGACCGTTCTTTGCCGAGGACGACCACGGCACTTCGCTTCGAGATGGAGCGGTCGTAATCGTAGTCTTTCGCGTCGTCGATGATTTTGATTCCCGAGAGGATGACGAGGAAGACGACTGCGAAGGCGACGACTGGGAGGGTAAGCGTCTGAGTCTGGACGTAGTAGCCCCCAAGGAGCGCGAAGGAGATGCCGAGCGGATAGCCCATCGTCGCGGTGACGGGATGCATGTCGAGTTGGGGGGCGTGGAGGAAGCCGATGAGCCACCCCGGAAGGGTAAGCAGCGCAGCCCAGAAATCGACGGTCAGGCCGATGATGATGAGGCAGGCGAAAAAACCGATAGAGGAGAGCGCGAGCGCGAGTTTCGCGCCGGGTGCGGAGAGGGGATGGTCGTCGTCCTCACCACGGACGTAGAAGTCCACGTAGCCGTCCTTGACGTGGGCGGTGTAGAGCGCGAAGAACGCCGCGAGCATGTGGAGTCCCGCCAGCGTCGGGTCGAGGTCGATGGCGAGGACGGCCCCGAACCACGACGCCGCGATGGGCGGCAGCATGAACACGGGGTGAATCTGGGAGGCGAGGGCGCGGGTCGCCGCGGCCAGACCGGTTCCGTGGCGGGCAACGTGCATGCCTGTAGCATGGACGTGTTGGCTGATAAACGTGTGTGCGAAAACAGCAGGCGGGAGACCGGTCAGCGAACTGCCGTAACGGCGTCGCCCATGATGGAGAGGGCGGTTTTGAGGTCCTCGATGCCCGTCGCGTAGGAGATGCGGGCGTAGCCCTTTCCGTGTTCGCCGAACGCCTCGCCGGGCACAAGGATGACGCCGTGGTCGATGACTTCGTCGACGAAGCCGTCGGGGACTTTCGGCATGGCGTAGAACGCGCCGCGTGGACGCGGGGTTTCGAGGCCGATGTCCTCCAGCCCGTCTACTACCACGTCACGGCGCTCCTCGAATGCGGCGACCATCTCTCCGACGCAGTCCTGTGGCCCCGAGAGGGCGGCCTCCGCTGCGTACTGCGAGGGCGCAGACGCACAGGCCTGCGCGTACTGGTGGACGCGAAGCATACGTTCGATTCGGCGGGTGCTGCCCGTGACCCACCCGAGTCGCCATCCAGTCATCGAGTAGGATTTCGAGCAGGCGTTCACGACGACGACGTTGTCCGACTCGGCGAATTCGAGTGGCGAGTAGTGTGCGCCGTCGAAGACGATGTGTTCGTACACCTCGTCTGAGATGCAGACCACGTCGTGTTCGTCCGCGATGCGGGCGAACTCCTGGATGTCTTCTTTCGATTGGACTGCCCCTGTCGGATTCGCTGGGCTGTTGATGACGAACGCGGCAGTGTCCTCGGTAATCGCTGCCTCGA
This sequence is a window from Haladaptatus sp. QDMS2. Protein-coding genes within it:
- a CDS encoding redox-regulated ATPase YchF produces the protein MLSIALAGKPNAGKSTFYKAATLAEVDVGNYPFTTIDPNHGVSYVRTECPCLTREERCNNENCHDGKRYVPVELLDVAGLVPGAHEGRGLGNQFLDALTNADVILNVVDASGGTNAEGEPVEIGDHDPVEDVTFIQEEMDLWLAGILNRNWETVTRQSRSPGFDMDDALTEMLTGVGATEHDVTTILRNMEYSENPQKWTDADRERLARDLRARTKPIVVVGNKADIAPPENIERLREAADLFVPATADGELALRQGAKAGLVAYDPGDPDFEIVGDLSGPQEKGLEKIREVMAEYGGTGVQQALNLAVYDLLDHITAYPVQNEGKWTDGQENVLPDAFLLPRGSTPHDLAYAVHSDIGDAYLHAVDAKSNRRIAESHELDEGDVIKIVSAAK
- a CDS encoding ornithine cyclodeaminase family protein yields the protein MTFPVLSDDDVLAAIDVPDVVATMELAIREHAFGNLVSPPRFSVDVEKGSLVFTAGAATGEVQALGFRVYETFKDDSPDHTQLVAVFDSETGAFKGIALGDQVGLLRTGGIGGVAVEYLAKPDVRTMAVIGSGSHARMQTRAAASVRNLDEIRVYSPKADHRDAAVRDLDDELGGTVVAAASAKAAVEEADIVICATTSRNPVFEHRWLAPGAHVTTLGPKYVGAHELPMETVKRANTVVTDSLAQVKGYAEYKQPFFIEGDRRAELVELSTVVGGDHAGRAREDDLTVFCSVGLAGTEVVLADEILRRVA
- a CDS encoding RidA family protein; this encodes MKKTVIAPEESDMDSEIIDTTASSLGVVTHHETYREVTLSGLAWPEDDTAPEQVRTLLGFVQMVFDDILDATLDDITHTTFYVRDDALTPASRTAIHEVRHEFFSLPHFPASTMVGMSNLALPGALVELQIEATIPEDGWDVETVELPEVAE
- a CDS encoding UbiA family prenyltransferase gives rise to the protein MHVARHGTGLAAATRALASQIHPVFMLPPIAASWFGAVLAIDLDPTLAGLHMLAAFFALYTAHVKDGYVDFYVRGEDDDHPLSAPGAKLALALSSIGFFACLIIIGLTVDFWAALLTLPGWLIGFLHAPQLDMHPVTATMGYPLGISFALLGGYYVQTQTLTLPVVAFAVVFLVILSGIKIIDDAKDYDYDRSISKRSAVVVLGKERSRRVAYALMALGLGAVLAFSLFGVFPLSATLAVAGFGVVALIARHATPKLATMLLIRGSYVFLALLLVAVWFRPLG
- a CDS encoding pyridoxal phosphate-dependent aminotransferase, with protein sequence MTEFARRVERVSISGIRKVFEAAGPDAINLGIGQPDFPTPAHVREAAQQAIADGAVDAYTPNKGILPLRQAISVKHERDNGVTVDPENVIATAGGSEALHLAFQAHVDQGQEVIYPDPGFVSYDALTHIAGGIPRPVGLREDLTMDPAAVEAAITEDTAAFVINSPANPTGAVQSKEDIQEFARIADEHDVVCISDEVYEHIVFDGAHYSPLEFAESDNVVVVNACSKSYSMTGWRLGWVTGSTRRIERMLRVHQYAQACASAPSQYAAEAALSGPQDCVGEMVAAFEERRDVVVDGLEDIGLETPRPRGAFYAMPKVPDGFVDEVIDHGVILVPGEAFGEHGKGYARISYATGIEDLKTALSIMGDAVTAVR